From the genome of Halorussus caseinilyticus, one region includes:
- a CDS encoding antitoxin VapB family protein yields the protein MEGKIRISDETDERLEARKGDDESVTDLLERLTDDERDIYAGFGVWSDSDATEAMRKAHEHINEDAETYR from the coding sequence GTGGAGGGGAAGATTCGCATCAGCGACGAAACCGACGAGCGACTCGAAGCGCGAAAGGGCGACGACGAGAGTGTCACCGACCTCCTCGAACGACTGACCGACGACGAACGAGACATCTACGCCGGATTCGGCGTGTGGTCGGACTCCGACGCCACCGAAGCGATGCGGAAGGCGCACGAACACATCAACGAAGACGCGGAGACGTACCGATAG
- a CDS encoding UbiA family prenyltransferase has translation MPISRRESGVVPAARALASQVHPVFMLPPVACSLFGGVLAGTFAPLAGLAHLTAIFAAVYTAHVKDGYVDFYVRNEDDDHPLSERGCKAALAGSTALFSVCLLALWALAGVGAALLTLPTWLVAYHHAPQLDTNPVTATTGYPLGIALALLGGYYVQAGTLTAVPVAFAAVFLVLLSGVKVIDDAQDFDYDRSIRKRTVAVAVGPARARTAAYALMATALLLVVALAALAVFPPSSVAAVAGFGAVAAVARRADPEVATMLLVRGSYVFLALLLVAVWFRPLG, from the coding sequence ATGCCCATCTCGCGCCGGGAGTCCGGCGTCGTCCCCGCGGCCCGCGCACTGGCCTCGCAGGTCCACCCCGTGTTCATGCTCCCGCCGGTCGCCTGCTCGCTGTTCGGCGGCGTGCTGGCGGGCACGTTCGCGCCGCTGGCGGGTCTGGCCCACCTGACGGCCATCTTCGCGGCGGTGTACACCGCCCACGTCAAGGATGGCTACGTCGATTTCTACGTCCGCAACGAGGACGACGACCACCCCCTCTCCGAACGGGGGTGCAAGGCCGCGCTCGCGGGTTCGACCGCGCTGTTTTCGGTCTGCCTGCTCGCGCTCTGGGCGCTCGCAGGCGTCGGCGCGGCCCTGCTGACCCTCCCGACGTGGCTGGTCGCCTACCACCACGCCCCGCAACTCGACACCAACCCCGTTACCGCCACCACGGGCTATCCGCTCGGCATCGCGCTGGCGCTCCTCGGGGGCTACTACGTGCAGGCAGGGACGCTGACTGCCGTGCCCGTCGCGTTCGCGGCGGTGTTCCTCGTCCTGCTCTCGGGCGTGAAGGTAATCGACGACGCGCAGGACTTCGACTACGACCGGTCCATCCGCAAGCGCACCGTCGCGGTGGCGGTCGGCCCGGCGCGCGCCCGAACCGCGGCCTACGCGCTGATGGCGACGGCGCTCCTGCTGGTGGTCGCGCTCGCCGCCCTCGCCGTCTTCCCGCCGAGTAGCGTCGCCGCCGTCGCCGGATTCGGGGCCGTCGCCGCCGTCGCTCGCCGGGCCGACCCGGAGGTGGCGACGATGTTGTTGGTCCGGGGGTCGTACGTCTTCCTCGCCCTGTTGCTCGTGGCGGTGTGGTTCCGGCCGCTTGGGTGA
- a CDS encoding DUF7282 domain-containing protein → MTRKTIVLAVVALLLAGTSAALAAGTGPTETSATDGVPMAQETTTAGGNQTTQTTTAETTAEGTAQTTQTPTGQATASVIFLNQSAGFSFTDGAPNTTTVTLERVVVPEGGFLVIHEARNVSGDYASAENVSVGPVVGNSTYLEPGVHSNVVVELDGSINDSQTLVAMPHLDTNDNQRYDFPEADDPYVMDGSPVVETAYVIVEYDVIDATFGEQTTANETTTA, encoded by the coding sequence ATGACACGAAAGACGATAGTACTGGCGGTAGTCGCGCTACTCCTCGCCGGAACGTCGGCGGCGCTGGCCGCGGGCACCGGTCCGACGGAGACGAGTGCGACCGACGGCGTACCGATGGCACAGGAGACGACCACGGCGGGCGGAAACCAGACGACCCAGACCACGACGGCGGAGACAACGGCCGAAGGGACCGCACAGACGACGCAGACGCCGACCGGCCAAGCCACCGCGAGCGTCATCTTCCTGAACCAGTCCGCCGGATTCAGCTTCACCGACGGGGCACCGAACACGACGACGGTGACGCTGGAGCGCGTCGTCGTCCCCGAGGGCGGATTCCTCGTGATTCACGAGGCCCGGAACGTCAGCGGTGACTACGCGTCGGCCGAGAACGTCTCGGTGGGTCCGGTCGTGGGCAACTCGACGTATCTCGAACCCGGCGTCCACAGCAACGTCGTGGTCGAACTCGACGGGAGTATCAACGATAGCCAGACCCTCGTCGCCATGCCCCATCTGGACACCAACGACAACCAGCGGTACGACTTCCCGGAGGCCGACGACCCCTACGTGATGGACGGGTCGCCGGTCGTCGAGACGGCGTACGTCATCGTGGAGTACGACGTTATCGACGCCACCTTCGGCGAGCAGACGACGGCGAACGAGACCACCACGGCCTGA
- a CDS encoding alpha/beta fold hydrolase: protein MERQVSADSERGRGADGPWTHGHAVVDDVRLHYVAAGDEDDPLVVLLHGFPDFWNSWRDQIPALADAGYRVVAPDMRGYNRSEKPHGVEAYRVERLVGDVAGLVEYFGREQAHVVGHDWGGIVAWETASRRPEVVEKLAVLNAPHFGRYREVLRDSPEQRRRSWYAAAFQIPWLPETLLGAFECAGIGALLRATADPDTFSEADLRRYREAICRPGALTAALNYYRALARDGLREEIGALLGRERPPREVPVPTQIIWGEADSALVVEQTENLERWVPDLRVERLPGVTHWVQKEAPEEVTELLAAFFAE from the coding sequence ATGGAGAGACAGGTCTCCGCCGACTCCGAGCGAGGACGCGGCGCAGATGGCCCGTGGACCCACGGCCACGCCGTCGTCGACGACGTGCGTCTGCACTACGTCGCGGCGGGCGACGAGGACGACCCCCTCGTGGTCCTCCTCCACGGCTTCCCGGACTTCTGGAACTCGTGGCGCGACCAGATTCCCGCGCTCGCCGACGCCGGATACCGAGTCGTTGCACCGGACATGCGCGGGTACAACCGGTCGGAGAAGCCTCACGGAGTCGAAGCCTACCGAGTCGAGCGACTGGTCGGCGATGTCGCCGGACTCGTGGAGTACTTCGGCCGGGAGCAAGCCCACGTCGTCGGCCACGACTGGGGTGGCATCGTCGCGTGGGAGACGGCGAGTCGTCGCCCGGAAGTGGTCGAGAAACTCGCGGTGCTGAACGCGCCTCACTTCGGGCGGTATCGGGAGGTACTCCGCGATTCACCCGAACAGCGCCGCCGGTCGTGGTACGCCGCGGCGTTCCAGATACCGTGGCTTCCCGAGACGCTACTGGGCGCGTTCGAGTGTGCGGGAATCGGGGCGTTGCTACGGGCCACTGCGGACCCCGACACCTTCAGCGAGGCGGACCTGCGGCGCTACCGCGAGGCCATCTGTCGTCCCGGCGCGTTGACCGCGGCGCTGAACTACTACCGGGCGCTCGCCCGCGACGGACTCCGAGAGGAGATTGGGGCGCTCTTGGGCCGCGAACGCCCACCGCGAGAGGTTCCGGTCCCGACCCAGATTATCTGGGGCGAAGCGGACTCCGCGCTCGTGGTCGAACAGACCGAGAACTTAGAGCGGTGGGTACCGGACCTGCGCGTCGAGCGACTGCCCGGCGTGACCCACTGGGTCCAGAAGGAGGCACCCGAGGAAGTGACCGAACTGCTCGCGGCGTTCTTCGCGGAGTGA
- a CDS encoding redox-regulated ATPase YchF: MISIALAGKPNAGKSTFYKAATMADVDVANYPFTTIDANRGVSHVRTECPCLERDERCGDENCHDGKRYVPIELLDVAGLVPGAHEGRGLGNQFLDELTNADAIVNVVDASGGTNEEGEPVEIGSYDPVEEVDFIEEEMDQWLASIVERNWESVERKSRSPDFDIDDALADMLTGFGATEADVAASLRELDYPEDPIQWTDDHREALARDVRARTKPIILVANKADVAPPENVERLRETGKPVIPATAEGELALRQAEQAGAVDYDPGDDDFEAVGDLSDDQRAGLDQIREVMAEWGGTGVQQALNTAVYDLLDRITAYPVQNETKWTDAKGNVLPDAFLLPRGSTPKDLAYAVHSDIGDGYLHAVNGKTNRDISDDYELEEGDVVKIVSTAK, from the coding sequence ATGATTTCCATCGCGCTGGCGGGCAAGCCCAACGCGGGCAAGTCCACCTTCTACAAGGCCGCGACGATGGCCGACGTGGACGTGGCCAACTACCCGTTCACGACCATCGACGCCAACCGCGGCGTGAGCCACGTCCGGACGGAGTGTCCCTGTCTCGAACGCGACGAGCGCTGTGGCGACGAGAACTGCCACGACGGGAAGCGCTACGTCCCCATCGAACTCTTGGACGTGGCCGGACTCGTCCCCGGTGCCCACGAGGGCCGCGGACTCGGCAACCAGTTTCTGGACGAGTTGACGAACGCCGACGCAATCGTCAACGTCGTGGACGCCTCCGGCGGCACCAACGAGGAGGGCGAACCCGTCGAAATCGGGTCCTACGACCCCGTAGAGGAAGTGGACTTCATCGAGGAGGAGATGGACCAGTGGCTGGCGAGCATCGTCGAGCGAAACTGGGAGAGCGTCGAGCGCAAGTCCCGGTCGCCCGACTTCGACATCGACGACGCGCTGGCGGACATGTTGACCGGGTTCGGCGCGACGGAGGCGGACGTAGCCGCCAGCCTCCGCGAACTCGACTACCCCGAGGACCCCATCCAGTGGACCGACGACCACCGCGAAGCCCTCGCGCGCGACGTGCGCGCCCGGACCAAACCCATCATCCTCGTGGCGAACAAGGCCGACGTTGCCCCGCCGGAGAACGTCGAGCGACTCCGCGAGACCGGCAAGCCAGTCATCCCCGCCACCGCGGAAGGCGAGTTGGCCCTGCGACAGGCAGAGCAGGCCGGGGCCGTCGATTACGACCCCGGCGACGACGACTTCGAGGCGGTCGGCGACCTGAGCGACGACCAGCGGGCCGGACTCGACCAGATTCGGGAGGTCATGGCCGAGTGGGGCGGCACCGGCGTCCAGCAGGCGCTAAACACCGCGGTCTACGACCTGCTCGACCGGATTACGGCCTACCCGGTCCAGAACGAGACCAAGTGGACCGACGCGAAGGGTAACGTCCTACCCGACGCCTTCCTCCTGCCCCGCGGTTCGACGCCCAAGGACCTCGCTTACGCGGTCCACTCAGACATCGGCGACGGCTACCTCCACGCGGTCAACGGCAAGACCAACCGCGACATCAGCGACGACTACGAGTTAGAAGAGGGCGACGTGGTGAAAATCGTGAGTACGGCGAAGTAG
- a CDS encoding dodecin family protein, producing the protein MTAVKIIKVLGTSEEGWEQAAQEAVDQASKTIDDIHGVEVEDWTADVENGQIQEYKTTVEVAFPVHEQQG; encoded by the coding sequence ATGACGGCAGTAAAAATCATCAAGGTCCTCGGCACCTCCGAGGAGGGGTGGGAGCAGGCCGCGCAGGAAGCGGTGGACCAAGCCAGCAAGACCATCGACGACATCCACGGCGTCGAGGTCGAGGACTGGACCGCCGACGTAGAGAACGGCCAGATACAGGAGTACAAGACCACCGTCGAAGTCGCGTTCCCGGTCCACGAACAGCAGGGGTGA
- a CDS encoding bifunctional helix-turn-helix transcriptional regulator/GNAT family N-acetyltransferase: MKFSETLEFGHEDRKRIYEYVESHGEVDAEEARDVLHVDHGGFRHHVAILKRDGYLEEREGMLRASFEEGAAEEYEVDGIEFTVRPARQEDLSGIVGAIRRVAEQGSYIVAESVADEIDHDEALLRHNEIESRMFFVATVGDDVVGWVHLYAPELDKLAHTAELTVGVLDEYQGHGIGSHLLERGLEWAASNGYEKVYQSAPSTNEYAIEFLKDHGWETEAVREDHYKIGGDYVDEVMMAVDL; this comes from the coding sequence ATGAAGTTCTCCGAAACGCTGGAGTTCGGCCACGAGGACCGCAAGCGCATCTACGAGTACGTAGAGAGCCACGGCGAGGTGGACGCGGAGGAGGCCCGCGACGTGTTGCACGTGGACCACGGCGGGTTCCGCCACCACGTCGCCATCCTGAAGCGCGACGGCTACCTCGAAGAGCGCGAGGGGATGCTCCGGGCGTCGTTCGAGGAGGGTGCGGCCGAGGAGTACGAGGTCGATGGCATCGAGTTCACGGTCCGACCGGCGCGACAGGAGGATCTCTCGGGTATCGTCGGCGCGATTCGGCGGGTCGCCGAGCAGGGAAGTTACATCGTCGCCGAGAGCGTAGCCGACGAAATCGACCACGACGAGGCTCTGCTCCGGCACAACGAAATCGAGTCGCGGATGTTCTTCGTCGCCACCGTCGGTGACGACGTAGTGGGGTGGGTCCACCTCTACGCGCCGGAACTCGACAAACTGGCCCACACCGCGGAGTTGACCGTCGGTGTACTGGACGAGTATCAGGGCCACGGCATCGGGAGTCACCTGCTGGAGCGCGGTCTGGAGTGGGCGGCCTCGAACGGCTACGAGAAGGTCTACCAGAGCGCGCCCTCGACCAACGAGTACGCCATCGAGTTCCTGAAAGACCACGGGTGGGAGACCGAGGCGGTCCGCGAGGACCACTACAAAATCGGCGGCGACTACGTGGACGAAGTGATGATGGCGGTCGACCTCTGA
- a CDS encoding FAD-dependent monooxygenase, with protein MTDEHEHYEAVVVGAGPGGAAAAAVLARNGVETLVLERGVEAGAKNVTGGLIYAEESAPYTVDALFPDFREEATERPVTDYYLHNVAGERVETFDITDLHEHDTAWSDAVLRRKMDSWMANRVHEMASETGGGLLTNVRVNGLLRERGEIVGVTCDELDPIRADLVVAADGVNSELARDAGLMDWEDPDEWFQGVKAVVDVPPEVIADRFGVADDEGEAHLFSGDLFEDVRGGGFVYTNEDSLSIGSVFHLDSIVEQEAEPHQLLDNLLTHPLLADWLEGHYDEVEYSAKLVPDSKKAAIRSPHEGRLLVVGDAAGQMQAQGPIIKGMNHAVSAGALAGEAFAEAKLRGKPEKAGELYERKLREEGVMGKLRPKGYRVASALGEHDAVTDLLDSVLTSSVGRLGVRLTGGLLEDLYSSPRLSQIVPDTQTPYVTLPTVIAEELGERVTGEADYEPKPLVERIGDLTYDTDVGNPHIELRDASVEASGAAVYACPVSARDFGGGCYREETVKTNGNEEKRVSLDTQPCVECGTCAVVADTDWEHPRGGKGVEFREG; from the coding sequence ATGACTGACGAACACGAACACTACGAGGCGGTCGTCGTCGGGGCCGGACCCGGCGGTGCCGCCGCCGCCGCGGTACTGGCGCGAAACGGCGTGGAGACCCTCGTCCTCGAACGCGGGGTCGAAGCCGGGGCGAAGAACGTGACCGGCGGTCTCATCTACGCCGAGGAGTCCGCGCCCTACACGGTGGACGCGCTGTTCCCCGACTTCCGCGAGGAAGCCACCGAGCGCCCGGTCACGGACTACTACCTCCACAACGTCGCGGGCGAGAGAGTCGAGACCTTCGACATCACCGACCTCCACGAACACGACACCGCGTGGTCCGACGCGGTGCTTCGCCGGAAGATGGACTCGTGGATGGCCAACCGGGTTCACGAGATGGCCAGCGAGACCGGCGGCGGACTGCTGACGAACGTCCGGGTCAACGGTCTCCTGCGCGAACGCGGCGAAATCGTCGGCGTGACCTGCGACGAACTCGACCCCATCCGGGCCGACCTCGTGGTCGCCGCCGACGGCGTGAACTCCGAGTTGGCCCGAGACGCTGGCCTGATGGACTGGGAGGACCCCGACGAGTGGTTCCAAGGCGTGAAAGCCGTCGTGGACGTGCCCCCCGAAGTCATCGCTGACCGGTTCGGTGTGGCAGACGACGAGGGAGAGGCCCACCTGTTCTCGGGCGACCTGTTCGAGGACGTGCGCGGCGGCGGGTTCGTCTACACGAACGAGGACTCGCTGTCCATCGGGTCGGTGTTCCACCTCGACAGCATCGTGGAACAGGAGGCCGAACCCCACCAGTTGCTCGACAACCTGCTGACCCATCCCCTGCTGGCCGACTGGTTGGAGGGCCACTACGACGAGGTGGAGTACAGCGCGAAACTCGTGCCCGACTCGAAGAAGGCCGCGATTCGCTCGCCCCACGAGGGTCGCCTCCTCGTGGTCGGAGACGCCGCCGGACAGATGCAGGCACAGGGTCCCATCATCAAGGGGATGAACCACGCCGTGAGCGCAGGCGCGCTTGCGGGCGAGGCGTTCGCCGAGGCGAAACTGCGCGGCAAGCCCGAGAAGGCGGGCGAACTCTACGAGCGGAAACTCCGCGAGGAGGGTGTCATGGGCAAACTCCGGCCGAAGGGGTATCGGGTCGCCAGCGCGCTCGGCGAACACGACGCCGTGACGGACCTGCTGGACTCGGTTCTCACCTCGTCGGTCGGTCGACTCGGGGTACGACTGACCGGCGGCCTGCTCGAAGACCTCTACTCGTCGCCGCGTCTCTCCCAAATCGTGCCCGACACGCAGACGCCCTACGTCACCCTGCCGACCGTCATCGCCGAGGAGTTGGGCGAGCGCGTCACCGGCGAGGCCGACTACGAACCCAAACCCCTCGTGGAGCGCATCGGCGACCTGACCTACGACACCGACGTTGGCAACCCCCACATCGAACTGCGGGACGCCTCGGTCGAAGCCAGCGGCGCGGCGGTCTACGCCTGTCCGGTCAGCGCGCGGGACTTCGGCGGCGGATGCTACCGCGAGGAGACGGTCAAGACCAACGGGAACGAGGAGAAACGGGTCAGCCTCGACACCCAACCCTGCGTCGAGTGTGGCACCTGCGCGGTGGTCGCCGACACCGACTGGGAACACCCCCGCGGCGGCAAGGGCGTCGAGTTCAGGGAGGGGTGA
- a CDS encoding electron transfer flavoprotein subunit alpha/FixB family protein has product MADDVNLDPTEYTVDQLKEKLAAVDDPETLDAALAAEREGDDRKTAREAIQTRIEALDEETEGGEPADTDHEEEDADEGEVSYEVENHTRDKKHVRALKGGEYRDMWVYCETQGGELLDVSKEMLGKARELMDTYNREYDESERVVGVLVGDEMTDLADEVLAYGADVALYHEDDRLERFRHKPYTEIVSDMARGGAEPPNWATGNPGTEPTAEWRDYDKPRYFLFPATNNGRDLSAQVQGELDSGLASDCSGLFIEEELISNPVKTGEPGEKVEFERVLHMKRPDFSGFEYSTILCLDNPGREFHPQGCSVIPGSFDPIDPDYEKEGERIEHDLTLPDDWFRVDVTEFDRLDEGVDLTGHEVVVALGRGIGDDPTRGIELGLDLVDAFDDAALGLSRGVVTASYDVDGHVADYVAEERQIGETGQEVAPTLYVAAGISGAVQHKVGMDESDTIVAVNTDPDARIRDFSDYFVEGDLFEVLPRLTESVKAGELKAKAEASDD; this is encoded by the coding sequence GTGGCCGACGACGTGAACCTCGACCCGACCGAGTACACCGTAGACCAACTGAAGGAGAAACTCGCCGCGGTAGACGACCCCGAAACACTCGACGCCGCCCTCGCCGCCGAACGCGAGGGCGACGACCGCAAGACCGCCAGAGAAGCGATTCAGACCCGAATCGAGGCACTGGACGAAGAGACCGAGGGCGGGGAACCGGCCGACACCGACCACGAGGAAGAGGACGCCGACGAGGGCGAGGTCAGTTACGAAGTCGAGAACCACACCCGGGACAAGAAGCACGTCCGGGCGCTGAAGGGCGGCGAGTACCGCGACATGTGGGTCTACTGCGAGACCCAAGGCGGCGAACTGCTCGACGTGTCCAAGGAGATGCTCGGGAAGGCTCGCGAGCTGATGGACACGTACAACCGCGAGTACGACGAGTCAGAGCGAGTCGTCGGCGTCCTCGTCGGCGACGAGATGACCGACCTCGCCGACGAGGTACTCGCCTACGGCGCGGACGTGGCGCTCTACCACGAGGACGACCGACTGGAGCGGTTCCGCCACAAGCCCTACACCGAAATCGTCTCGGACATGGCCCGCGGCGGCGCGGAACCACCGAACTGGGCGACAGGAAATCCCGGTACCGAACCCACCGCCGAGTGGCGCGACTACGACAAGCCCCGCTACTTCCTCTTCCCGGCGACCAACAACGGCCGGGACCTCTCGGCGCAGGTGCAGGGCGAACTCGACTCGGGTCTCGCCAGCGACTGCTCGGGCCTGTTCATCGAAGAGGAACTCATCTCCAACCCGGTCAAGACCGGCGAACCCGGCGAGAAGGTGGAGTTCGAGCGCGTCCTCCACATGAAGCGCCCGGACTTCTCCGGGTTCGAGTACTCGACCATCCTCTGTCTCGACAACCCCGGCCGGGAGTTCCACCCGCAGGGATGCTCGGTCATCCCCGGCAGTTTCGACCCCATCGACCCCGACTACGAGAAGGAGGGCGAGCGCATCGAACACGACCTCACTCTGCCCGACGACTGGTTCCGGGTGGACGTGACCGAGTTCGACCGCTTGGACGAGGGCGTCGATTTGACCGGCCACGAGGTGGTCGTCGCCCTCGGCCGGGGCATCGGCGACGACCCCACGAGAGGCATCGAGTTGGGTCTCGACTTGGTGGACGCCTTCGACGACGCCGCGCTCGGACTCTCGCGCGGCGTCGTCACGGCGTCCTACGACGTGGACGGCCACGTCGCCGACTACGTGGCCGAGGAGCGACAAATCGGCGAGACCGGCCAAGAGGTCGCACCCACGCTGTACGTCGCCGCGGGCATCTCGGGCGCGGTCCAGCACAAGGTCGGGATGGACGAGTCGGACACCATCGTCGCGGTCAACACCGACCCCGATGCCCGCATCCGGGACTTCAGCGACTACTTCGTGGAGGGCGACCTGTTCGAGGTGCTTCCCCGCCTCACCGAATCCGTGAAGGCGGGCGAACTGAAGGCGAAAGCGGAGGCGAGCGATGACTGA
- a CDS encoding electron transfer flavoprotein subunit beta/FixA family protein has translation MHSVVLTKGVPDFREGQVSFDEDGHLERGATPTVMNPNDEFALQAALQTKVKCGGRVSVMSMGPPGYESVLEEAMGVYADDLYLLSDREMAAADTWSTAITLSGGVENVDEEFGEDPDIIFAGFKTADGETGQTGPQTSWCLDRPVVTHVISMEVEEDEGRLRAKRLVEGDADEIETVEAPLPAFVVTDPEFEPSYRRAEHRLRHKRLKAETEERVESYEDHLTTWSAEDLDLDPDFIGLDGSPTIVSGVDPIPKAPSEREATMVAPDDADGMEQVLGEMRPLAGGD, from the coding sequence ATGCACTCGGTAGTGCTGACGAAGGGCGTCCCCGACTTCCGGGAGGGACAGGTGTCGTTCGACGAGGACGGCCACCTCGAACGCGGCGCGACCCCCACGGTGATGAACCCCAACGACGAGTTCGCGCTACAGGCCGCCCTCCAGACGAAGGTCAAGTGCGGCGGCCGGGTCAGCGTGATGAGCATGGGACCGCCGGGTTACGAGAGCGTGCTGGAGGAGGCGATGGGCGTCTACGCCGACGACCTCTACCTGCTGTCGGACCGCGAGATGGCGGCGGCCGATACGTGGTCCACCGCGATTACCCTCTCGGGTGGCGTCGAGAACGTAGACGAGGAGTTCGGTGAGGACCCCGACATCATCTTCGCGGGGTTCAAGACCGCCGACGGCGAGACGGGCCAGACCGGGCCACAGACCAGTTGGTGTCTCGACCGGCCCGTCGTGACCCACGTCATCTCGATGGAAGTCGAGGAAGACGAGGGCCGACTCCGCGCCAAGCGACTCGTGGAGGGCGACGCGGACGAGATAGAGACCGTCGAGGCTCCCCTGCCCGCGTTCGTCGTCACCGACCCCGAGTTCGAACCTTCCTACCGGCGGGCCGAGCATCGACTCCGGCACAAGCGACTCAAGGCCGAGACCGAGGAACGCGTCGAGAGCTACGAGGACCACCTCACGACGTGGAGCGCCGAGGACCTCGACTTGGACCCCGACTTCATCGGACTCGACGGGTCGCCCACCATCGTCTCGGGCGTGGACCCGATTCCGAAGGCTCCCTCCGAGCGCGAGGCCACGATGGTCGCGCCCGACGACGCGGACGGGATGGAACAGGTCCTCGGCGAGATGCGACCCCTCGCGGGAGGTGACTGA
- a CDS encoding polymer-forming cytoskeletal protein, whose product MPLGSDPLDELAIPDGTTVEEHDLVTDGDVIVGGQSTVEFGVRGHNVIAGERVQFGGHIEAEADCRLDMWSDVEDNVLVGRDAYLGERVHVGGRLMVSGDLDIGDDVDIEDGFEANGWIVIRNPMPTIVFVFVYLQQLLRIGEEEAAEEVVSELLENEEVEADPVVVPRNGHVSDDSWRVSTPATIGDDCRLHGNIRAESIEVGKRNDVFGSLRARGDISVGESTVIHGDVTTRNGTVELADDVEVRGDVSCEDLHFHDGAVVDGTMRASGEMSMVKAGAHEHIAADGDGGRKRFHADESGESDGGETGDGGETGFEFRTGE is encoded by the coding sequence GTGCCGCTTGGTTCGGACCCGTTGGACGAGTTAGCGATTCCGGACGGTACGACCGTCGAAGAACACGACCTCGTGACCGACGGCGACGTTATCGTCGGCGGGCAGAGTACGGTCGAGTTCGGCGTCCGCGGTCACAACGTCATCGCCGGGGAACGCGTCCAGTTCGGCGGCCACATCGAGGCCGAGGCCGACTGCCGCCTCGACATGTGGTCGGACGTGGAGGACAACGTGCTGGTCGGCCGGGACGCCTACCTCGGCGAACGCGTCCACGTCGGCGGTCGCCTGATGGTGAGTGGCGACTTGGACATCGGCGACGACGTGGACATCGAAGACGGGTTCGAGGCCAACGGGTGGATAGTCATCCGGAACCCGATGCCGACTATCGTCTTCGTCTTCGTCTACCTCCAGCAACTGTTGCGCATCGGCGAGGAGGAGGCCGCCGAGGAAGTCGTCTCCGAGTTGCTGGAGAACGAGGAAGTCGAGGCCGACCCCGTGGTGGTCCCGCGCAACGGCCACGTCTCCGACGACTCGTGGCGGGTCTCGACCCCCGCGACCATCGGCGACGACTGTAGACTCCACGGCAACATCCGGGCCGAGTCCATCGAGGTCGGGAAGCGAAACGACGTGTTCGGCAGTCTCCGCGCCCGCGGCGACATCTCGGTCGGCGAGAGCACCGTCATCCACGGCGACGTGACCACCCGAAACGGGACGGTCGAACTCGCCGACGACGTGGAGGTCCGCGGCGACGTGTCGTGCGAGGACCTCCACTTCCACGACGGCGCGGTCGTGGACGGGACGATGCGCGCCAGCGGGGAGATGTCGATGGTGAAAGCCGGTGCCCACGAACACATCGCGGCCGACGGCGACGGCGGCCGAAAGCGGTTCCACGCCGACGAGTCCGGCGAGAGCGACGGGGGAGAGACCGGCGACGGGGGAGAGACCGGATTCGAGTTCCGGACCGGCGAGTAG
- a CDS encoding DUF5800 family protein: MTTLAFDEDGVDVVYEGTEFRLSKDLIEGATGKSYFDVTDHEVLRIVEEDPDLSGQARRIGDILR; encoded by the coding sequence ATGACGACGCTCGCGTTCGACGAGGACGGCGTGGACGTGGTGTACGAGGGGACGGAGTTCCGACTCTCGAAGGACCTCATCGAAGGGGCGACCGGCAAGTCCTACTTCGACGTGACCGACCACGAGGTCCTGAGAATCGTCGAGGAGGACCCCGACCTCTCGGGCCAAGCGCGGCGAATCGGCGACATCCTTCGGTAG